CTGGCCGGTGACGATCGGGGCGGCACCGGCGGCCTGGAAGCCGTACATCTTCGGGGTCCGGGTGGCGTTGCCGGCCCGGAGGTCCTCGGAGTAGCCCATCCAGTAGGCGGAGATGTTGCCGGCGTTGCCGACCGGCAGGCAGTGGATGTCCGGCGCGTCGCCGAGTGCCTCGACGATCTCGAAGGCGGCGGTCTTCTGGCCGTGCAGCCGGTCGGGGTTCACCGAGTTGACCAGGGCCACCGGGTAGTCCTGGGCGAGCTTGCCGGCCAGCGCCAGGCAGTCGTCGAAGTTGCCCTGCACCTGGAGCAGTTTCGCGCCGTGCACCAGCGCCTGGGCCAGCTTGCCCAGCGCGATCTTGCCCTGCGGCACCAGCACCGCGCAGGTGATCCCGGCCCGGGCCGCATACGCCGCGGCGGAGGCGCTGGTGTTACCGGTCGAGGCGCAGATGATCGCCTTGTCGCCGGCACCGACCGCCTTGGAGACGGCAAGCGTCATCCCCCGGTCCTTGAACGAGCCGGTCGGGTTCGCCCCCTCGACCTTCAGGTAGACGTCGCAGCCGAGCCGCGCGGAGAGCACCGGTGCCGGCAGCAACGGGGTGTTCCCCTCGTGCAGGGTGACGACGGGCGTGGCGTCGGTGACCGGCAGCCGGTCCCGGTACGCCTCGATCAGACCCCGCCACATGTCGCTCTCCTCGCCTAGTCGCCCCCGGAACCGGGGGCCCTCTCCAGGGTGGCCCAGCCACCCCGACCGACCTCGGTCACACCCGCCGTGACCCACCTGGCGGGACGTCCCGCCCGTACCACCGGAGCACGTCCGGTGCTCCCCCACTGGTCCGCGCCGGCGCGCTGGCTGCCCGACGGCACCCGGCGCGCCGGCCCGGACGCGTCACACCGCGCCCTCGACCCGCAGCACGCTGGTGACCGAGCGGACGGTGTCCAGACCACGCAGCTCACCCACGGTCGCGGCGAGCGCCGCGTCCGGTGCCACGTGCGTGACGATGACCAGGTCGGCGTCCTCGCTCCGGCCGCTGCCGGCCTCCGCCGAGCCCTGCCGCACGGTCGCGATCGACACGTCGTGCCGGGCGAAGACGCCGGCCACCGCGGCCAGCACGCCCGGCCGGTCGGCCACGTCGAGGCTGATGTGGTAGCGGGTGAGCGCCTCGCCCATCGGCCGGACCGACAGGTCGGCGTACGCCGACTCGCTGGCCGCGCGGGCCCCGGCGAGCCGGTTGCGGGCGACCGCGACCACGTCGCCGAGGACGGCGCTGGCCGTCGGCGCCCCACCGGCGCCCCGGCCGTAGAACATCAACTGGCCGGCCGCCTCGGCCTCGACGAAGACCGCGTTGAACGCGTCACCGACGCTGGCCAGCGGGTGGCTCAGCGGGATCATCGCCGGGTGCACCCGGACGCTCACCGTCTCGCCGCCCTGCGGGTCGACGCCCCGGGCGGCGATGCAGAGCAGCTTGATGGTGCAGCCCATCGCCTTGGCGCTGGCCATGTCCGAGGCGGTCACCTCGGTGATGCCCTCCCGGTGCACGTCGGCCGCGCCGACCCGGGTGTGGAAGGCCAACGAGGCCAGGATGGCCGCCTTGGCCGCCGCGTCGAAACCCTCCACGTCGGCGGTCGGGTCGGCCTCGGCGTACCCGAGCTCGGTCGCCTCCTCCAGGGCCTCGGCGAACCCGGCGCCGGTGGCGTCCATCGCGGAGAGGATGAAGTTGGTGGTGCCGTTGACGATGCCGGTGACCCGGTTGATCCGGTCCCCGTGCAGCGACTCACGCAGCGGCCGCAGCAGCGGGATCGCGCCGGCCACGGAGGCCTCGTAGTAGAGGTCGGCACCGCCCTCGGCGGCGGCGTCGTGCAACGCCCCGCCGTCCTCGGCCAGCAGGGCCTTGTTGGCGGTGACCACGCTCTTGCCGGCCCGCAGCGCCTCCACCAGCCAGGTCCGCGCCGGCTCGATCCCGCCCACCATCTCGACCACGACGTCCACGTCGTCGGACTTGATCAGGCTGAGCGGGTCGGTGGTGAACAGGGCCGGGTCGACCGGCAGGTCGCCCCGGTCCCGGCCGAAGCGGCGTACGGCGATGCCGGCGATCTCCAGGGGGGCGCCGATCCGCGCCGCGAGGTCGGCCGACTGGGCGTGCAGCAGGCGGACCACCTCGCTGCCGACGGTGCCACAGCCGAGCAGGGCCAGGCGCACAGGTGACGTCATCCCACATCCAATGCGAGCAGGTCTTCTTCGGTCTCCCGCCGGACGATCAGCCGGGCCCGGCCGTCGCGGACCGCGACCACCGGCGGGCGGGGAACATGGTTGTAGTTGCTGGCCATGCTCCGGCAGTAGGCACCGGTGCCGGGCACCGCGACAAGATCTCCGGGCTGTACGTCGGCGGGCAGGAATTCATCCTTCACCACGATGTCCCCGGACTCACAATGCTTTCCCACCACGCGGGCCAGCAGCGGCGGGGCGGTGGAGGCCCGGGAGGCCAGGGTCGCCGAGTACGAGGCGTCGTAGAGCGCGGTCCGGATGTTGTCGCTCATCCCCCCGTCCACGCTGACGTAGGTCCGGATCCCGTCGACGTCCTTGACCGTGCCCACCTCGTAGAGGGTGAACACGGCCGGCCCGACGATGGCCCGGCCCGGCTCGATGGACAGGTGCGGCACCGCGAGCCGTTCCGCCGCGCACTCCCCGTCGACGATCTTGCGGAGCCGTTTGGCCAGGTCGGCCGGGGGCGACGGGTCGTCCTGGGTGGTGTACGCGATGCCGAAGCCGCCACCGAGGTCCAGCTCGGGCAGCTCCACCCCACGGGCGTCGCGGATCTGGGCCTGCAGGGCGAGCACCCGCCGGGCGGAGACCTCGAACCCGCTGGTGTCGAAGATCTGCGAGCCGATGTGCGAGTGCAGACCGCGCAGCTCCAGCACGTCCTCGTCGAGAATGCGCAGCGCCGCCGCGATCGCCGCCCCGCCGGCCAGGGAGAAGCCGAACTTCTGGTCCTCGTGGGCGGTGGCGATGAACTCGTGGGTGTGCGCCTCCACCCCGACGGTGACCCGGATCAGCACCTTGGGCCGCACGTCCCGCTCCCGGGCCAGCGCGCTGAGCCGGTCGATCTCGGTGAACGAGTCGAGGATGATCCGGCCCACCCCGGCGTCCAGCGCCCGGGTCAGCTCGGCCACCGACTTGTTGTTGCCGTGGAAGCCGATCCGCTCGGCCGGCATCCCGGCGGCCAGCGCGGTGGCCAGCTCACCGCCGGTGCAGACGTCGAGGAAGAGGCCCTCCTCGGCGATCATCCGGACCACCGCCCGGCAGAGGAACGCCTTGCCCGCGTAGTAGACGTCCTCGGTCGGGAAGGCAGCCCGGAAGTCCCGGCAGCGGCTGCGCAGGTCGTCCTCGTCCAGCACGTACACCGGGGTGCCGAACTCGGCGGCGATCTCCCGGACGCCCAGGCCCGCGACGGCGAGCGCGCCGTCGGCGGCCCGCGCCACGTTGCCCGGCCACAGTCGCGCCACCAGGTCGTTGACGTCGCCCGGGGTACGCAGCCACGGCGGCCCCGAGTTGCCGAGGTCACCGTGCAGCGCGCCGGCCTCGTGTGCCCGCATCAGTCCCGCCCTCCCGTGGTGTCCACCGCGCTCACATCCGTTCCGGGGCGGAGACGCCGAGCAGGCGCAGCCCGTTGGCGATCACCGTACGGGTGGCGTCGTTGAGCCAGAGCCGGGCCCGGTGCAGGTCGGTGACCTCCTCGTCACCGCGCGGCAGGATCCGGCAGTTGTCGTAGAACCGGTGGTACGCCCCGGCCAGCTCCTCCAGGTAGCGGGCCACCCGGTGCGGCTCGCGCAGGTCGGCGGCGGCGGCCACCACCGCCGGGAACTCGGCGAGCGCCTTGAGCAGCTCGTTC
Above is a window of Micromonospora yangpuensis DNA encoding:
- the thrC gene encoding threonine synthase: MWRGLIEAYRDRLPVTDATPVVTLHEGNTPLLPAPVLSARLGCDVYLKVEGANPTGSFKDRGMTLAVSKAVGAGDKAIICASTGNTSASAAAYAARAGITCAVLVPQGKIALGKLAQALVHGAKLLQVQGNFDDCLALAGKLAQDYPVALVNSVNPDRLHGQKTAAFEIVEALGDAPDIHCLPVGNAGNISAYWMGYSEDLRAGNATRTPKMYGFQAAGAAPIVTGQVVPEPSTIATAIRIGNPASWTLAADARDASGGLIAAVTDREILTAYRLLAREVGAFVELGSAASVAGLLQQAAAGMVPAGSTVVCTVTGHGLKDPEWAISTAPAPITIANDPLSAARSLDLA
- a CDS encoding homoserine dehydrogenase, whose amino-acid sequence is MRLALLGCGTVGSEVVRLLHAQSADLAARIGAPLEIAGIAVRRFGRDRGDLPVDPALFTTDPLSLIKSDDVDVVVEMVGGIEPARTWLVEALRAGKSVVTANKALLAEDGGALHDAAAEGGADLYYEASVAGAIPLLRPLRESLHGDRINRVTGIVNGTTNFILSAMDATGAGFAEALEEATELGYAEADPTADVEGFDAAAKAAILASLAFHTRVGAADVHREGITEVTASDMASAKAMGCTIKLLCIAARGVDPQGGETVSVRVHPAMIPLSHPLASVGDAFNAVFVEAEAAGQLMFYGRGAGGAPTASAVLGDVVAVARNRLAGARAASESAYADLSVRPMGEALTRYHISLDVADRPGVLAAVAGVFARHDVSIATVRQGSAEAGSGRSEDADLVIVTHVAPDAALAATVGELRGLDTVRSVTSVLRVEGAV
- the lysA gene encoding diaminopimelate decarboxylase → MRAHEAGALHGDLGNSGPPWLRTPGDVNDLVARLWPGNVARAADGALAVAGLGVREIAAEFGTPVYVLDEDDLRSRCRDFRAAFPTEDVYYAGKAFLCRAVVRMIAEEGLFLDVCTGGELATALAAGMPAERIGFHGNNKSVAELTRALDAGVGRIILDSFTEIDRLSALARERDVRPKVLIRVTVGVEAHTHEFIATAHEDQKFGFSLAGGAAIAAALRILDEDVLELRGLHSHIGSQIFDTSGFEVSARRVLALQAQIRDARGVELPELDLGGGFGIAYTTQDDPSPPADLAKRLRKIVDGECAAERLAVPHLSIEPGRAIVGPAVFTLYEVGTVKDVDGIRTYVSVDGGMSDNIRTALYDASYSATLASRASTAPPLLARVVGKHCESGDIVVKDEFLPADVQPGDLVAVPGTGAYCRSMASNYNHVPRPPVVAVRDGRARLIVRRETEEDLLALDVG